From Gottschalkiaceae bacterium SANA:
TCGAGCAGTGGCAAAATCTCCGGTACTACGACTTTCGCGAGTTTTAGAAGTGAACTCATTGCCATCCCCCTTTCGTTTTTTGGGAAAAAGCTCGTTCCAATCAATAGATGGACATTTTTTGTCCCGTAGGATCTATTCGTGTCCCACTTATACCAAAAAAAATAACCCATCCAAGGGTTATTATAATCAATATTTCCAAAAAAAACAAGTAAAATTATAAGTTTTTTTATCCGCGACGCTTTCTTTTTGCTGAAGAAAGAATTCCCATTTCCTCTCGGTATTTGGCAACCGTTCTGCGGGATACCTTGATCTCACGTTTTGCCAACTCTTCGGCAATCTTTTGATCGCTCAGGGGTTTCTTTTTATCCTCTTCTTCTGTCATCTCTCGAATCAACGCTTGCACACTTTTGGAACTGACACCGTCTTCTCCACCGCCAAGATTTGTTGTAAAGAAGTACTTCATTTCATACAAACCAACTGGGGTTTGCATATATTTTCCATTGACCACTCGGCTAACGGTAGACTCATGCACATCAGCTTCTTCCGCCACCTGTTTCATGGTCAATGGACGCAAGCCTTTGTCTCCTTCAACAAAGAATGATGCTTGCACGTCGACAATGGCGCCGGCTATTCGAATCACAGTTTGTCGCCTTTGCTCAATCATCTTCACAACCCAAAGAGCGCGATCCAAATAGGCCTTAACAAATTCAGCTTCTTCCCCGCTTTTCAACAAGGCCTGAATCTTCGGACTGACATAAAGCCGCGGCATCAAAGATTCATTGGCTCGAATCTCGTAGCCTTCATCACCTAGGGTTACATAGACGTCAGGTCGAATATAGCGGACCAATTCGTCTTCCGACGGATAAACCGATCCAGGTTTTGGATTACAGGATTGAATCAATTCTGCAATGGCTTCAATCTCATCCTCTTGCACGTTAAATTTTTTGGCGAGAATTTCATACCTGCGTTCCGCAATCAAGGCCAACTCATCTTTAACAATTTCATACACCAATGTTTGTTGAATGCCTCGTTCCCGCAATTGAAGCTCAATACATTCTGACAAATCCCTCGCCCCAACGCCAATCGGATCAAAGGATTGGATAATATACAGCATAATTTCTACTTCTTCTTCGTAAGCACGGATTTGATAGGCCAGATCGGCCATTTCCGACTTGAAATATCCCTGGGCATCAATCCGCTCAATAATCGCCTCGCCGATTCGCACCTGCTCATCTTTCAATTTTGAACAATACAATTGCTTGCGCAACAATTCTTTCAGGGTGACGATTGCAGCATGACGAGATTCGAAGGGAGAAGCGTCTTCTCCGCGTTGCTCGCTGCCAAAATTCACATAATCCGCCTGATCATTGCTTCGCAAGTATTCTTTCCAGTCCTCAACATCCAATTCGCCAGTTTCCTGTTCTACTTCTTTCATCTCCAAAAGAGGATTTGTGTCCATCTCTTGATTAATGAAATCAACCAATTGCAATTGATTGAATTGGAGTAGCTCAATGGCCTGACGCAATTGCTGTGTCATCACTAATTTTTGTTTTTGTTCTAGCTTTAATCCAAATTCCAGCTTCATCTGACTCCCCCACTTGCCCTTAGTATATCAAAGAAAGCGTGATTCCTCACGCTTTTCTCACTTGGCAAAGTGTACTTTTGCACTTCCCGTACCTCGCTCCAAAATTCCCTCTACCGATTTTCTTACACTTTTGTTAAGATCTTTTGGAATCGTACAGAGAAGGCCGTCTTCTTTGACGAATTCCCCATGAATCAACACGTGTTGAATATTTCTTGTGTCAGAAGAATAAAGGATTGCTGCTAAAGGATCATACACCGGTAATGTATGTGGTTGATCCAAATCCCAGATAATCAAATCAGCTTCATAGCCATCAGCCAAAGAACCCGTTGAAAAGCCAAAGTATTCATGCCCCTTCATCAAGTGTTGCCATAACCATTGCAAGGTAAAATTTTCAGCATTTCCTCTCAATTGCTTGCCAAACAATCCAAATAGACGAGCTTGTTCAACAACATCAAGGGTAGCAGAACTAGCTGCACCGTCGGTGCCAAAGGATAGATTCAACCGTTCGGACAAATTCCAAAGCCCACCGGTCCCCATGGCCAACTTCCCGTAGGTTTTTGGACATGCGGCAAAGTAAGTCTTGCTGCCAATCACATCTACATCGCCCTCTTCAATCCAAAGCCCGTGTCCCACAAGGACACGTTGAGAAAAGAACCCAATATTTGCCAAATAGGCAAATGGCGTACACCCGTGCGCACCCAATGATTGTTCCACCTGTTCTTTCGTCTCTGAAACGTGTAGATGAATCGACAGTCCGTTTTTTTCAGCCTCTTCCACCACTGACTCCAATTGTTCCTTAGACACCGTATAGGGCGAATGGGGGCCATAGGCAAAGTGAATACGATCGGTTGAACGTTTTTTGGCCAACTGTGTTGTCGCTTTCAACCGTGCGTCAAAATTGGGATCTGATCCAAAGAGTGTTGGCGCCATTTCAAGTCTGATCCCCGTTTCCTCTGCTGCTTCAAGAATCTCATTCTCAAAGAAATAATGCTCAGCGAAACAGGTAATTCCATGATCTAGCATTTCCGCCATGGCCAATAAAGATCCTGTTTTGGCATCAAAGGCTTCCATCTTGCTCTCATAGGGCCAGAGAATTTCATCAAACCATCGTTGAATGGCGACATCTTCTGCAATTCCCTTAAAGATATTCATGGCACCATGGGCATGCATATTAACAAAACTTGGAGAGACGTATGCCCCTTCAAGGTTTAATGTTTCACAGGCCTCCACCGATTCCTCGCCATTCATTCGTACCAGTTTCCCATCCTTGATTCCCAAGGATTGATCGTAACTGACCATTCCTGTCTCATCAATCAAATTGCAATGGGTCAAAAGGCGATCAAGCTTCATTGAGGATCATCTCCTTCATCCAGGCACGGAATTTTTCCACATTCATTCCCGTTGTGACAAATGCATTGTTGGGTTTTCCTGTCACTCGGGCAACATCGACCACTGTTTTTCCTGACGTATATTGACCTTTGGTCTCAACAGTCAAATAGAACTCATCACCCTTTAAAAGCTCTGGCACCGCTACGGAAGCCAAGGCTAATCCATCATGCATAACAGCACCTTCAATACCAAATCTTCGATTACGAGTTACCATATAATCTAAAATTTCAACCGATATCCCTGCTTTTTTTGTATCAACCGCACGTAATTCTTCCAACATTTGATCTTCAATGGTCGCAGATAAGGTTGCGTCCAAAGTCACCCAAGTTTGTGGTACGCCAGATTCCGAAACAAGCTTTGCAGCTTCAGGATCAACATGGATATTAAACTCCGTGCACGGCGTCATATTACCGCCATCAATGGCACCGCCCATAATTGTCAGGTGCTTAATCAAAGACTTTACATCCGGATAAGTCATAAAGAGATGAGCAATATTGGTTAAAGGACCAACTGCAACAAGGTGTAAGTCCCCACCTGCTATTTTTGCTTCACGGTAGATGACATCAATGGCAGATTCCGAATCAAATGCGCGATTGCTCGTTGGCAATACCACGTCTCCCATGCCATTTTCTCCATGAACTTCCTTAGCTGTATGTAGGGGTCGAATCATGGGTTCTGATTTTCCAACAGCGACTGGAACATCGTATCCCAAATAAGCCACCAGATTTAAGGTATTTACCGAGGTGTATTTCAATTCCACATTTCCAGCTACTGTTGTAATCGCTCGAATATCCAAAGCTGGACACGCAAGCCCTGTCAAAATAGCCATGGCATCATCAGTGCCAGTATCGCAGTCTAAAACTACTGGTATTCTATTCATCATATCCCCCTTAAGTATATAAATAAAGGAAAAAGGGGATTCCCTTTTTCCTTTTATCTCTATGCCAATTCCAACGCGATTTTCATCATATCGTTGAAAGTTTTTTGCCGTTCTTCCGGTGTTGTCTGCTCGTGCGTCACAATGTGATCAGAAACAGTTAAAAGCGTCAATGCATTCACGCCATATTTCGCAGCGATCGTATAAAGCGCTGCAGTTTCCATCTCAGCACAAATGACACCAAACTTGGCCCATTTTTCCCATGTAACAAGGGCATCCTCATCCCCGTAGAAAACGTCGCTTGTCAAAATATTGCCAACAACCGGCTTAACTCCTTGTTCCAGAGCGACTGTGTAAGCCTTGTTCAAAAGCTCAAAGCTAGCCGTTGGAGCAAAAGACTGACCATTGAAGCGATTCAAATTGACTGCAGAGTCCGTTGAAGCACTCATGGCGATAACCACATCGCGAAGCTTCACTTCTTCTTGCATAGCGCCGCAAGTACCGATGCGAATCATATTTTTTACGCCATAGAATTTACATAGCTCTTCTGTGTAGATGGAAATTGAAGGAATACCCATTCCCGTTCCCATAACAGAAACCCGCTTGCCTTTGTAGGTTCCTGTAAAACCTAGCATGTTACGTACAGAGTTAAACTGTACAACATCCTCAAGGAAAGTATCTGCTATATATTTTGCACGAAGAGGATCACCGGGAAGCAAAATTGTTTCCGCGATATCACCCATCTTTGCTTGATTGTGAGCTGTTGTCATCATCAATCTCCTTCTATCTAGTATTTTGAAACCAAGTTCACAATGAGATCAACAAATTTTTGACGATCCACACCGAGAAGAACTTTTACATTTTCTTCTTTGCCTGTCTGATGATTGAAGTCAACCACTGTCATTCCTGTTGTAAACTCACCCTTCGTTTCGATATCAACCGCATATTGCTTCGACTCGAAGATCTCGGGAGCAATCAAATACGCAACTGCACAGGGGTCATGTAGCGGACATCCTGGGAGTTTCCATACTTCGTCATGGAATTTCACAAAGAAATCCAAAAGCTCAGCAACAAAAATGCCA
This genomic window contains:
- a CDS encoding amidohydrolase, whose translation is MKLDRLLTHCNLIDETGMVSYDQSLGIKDGKLVRMNGEESVEACETLNLEGAYVSPSFVNMHAHGAMNIFKGIAEDVAIQRWFDEILWPYESKMEAFDAKTGSLLAMAEMLDHGITCFAEHYFFENEILEAAEETGIRLEMAPTLFGSDPNFDARLKATTQLAKKRSTDRIHFAYGPHSPYTVSKEQLESVVEEAEKNGLSIHLHVSETKEQVEQSLGAHGCTPFAYLANIGFFSQRVLVGHGLWIEEGDVDVIGSKTYFAACPKTYGKLAMGTGGLWNLSERLNLSFGTDGAASSATLDVVEQARLFGLFGKQLRGNAENFTLQWLWQHLMKGHEYFGFSTGSLADGYEADLIIWDLDQPHTLPVYDPLAAILYSSDTRNIQHVLIHGEFVKEDGLLCTIPKDLNKSVRKSVEGILERGTGSAKVHFAK
- the rpoN gene encoding RNA polymerase factor sigma-54; translation: MKLEFGLKLEQKQKLVMTQQLRQAIELLQFNQLQLVDFINQEMDTNPLLEMKEVEQETGELDVEDWKEYLRSNDQADYVNFGSEQRGEDASPFESRHAAIVTLKELLRKQLYCSKLKDEQVRIGEAIIERIDAQGYFKSEMADLAYQIRAYEEEVEIMLYIIQSFDPIGVGARDLSECIELQLRERGIQQTLVYEIVKDELALIAERRYEILAKKFNVQEDEIEAIAELIQSCNPKPGSVYPSEDELVRYIRPDVYVTLGDEGYEIRANESLMPRLYVSPKIQALLKSGEEAEFVKAYLDRALWVVKMIEQRRQTVIRIAGAIVDVQASFFVEGDKGLRPLTMKQVAEEADVHESTVSRVVNGKYMQTPVGLYEMKYFFTTNLGGGEDGVSSKSVQALIREMTEEEDKKKPLSDQKIAEELAKREIKVSRRTVAKYREEMGILSSAKRKRRG
- the deoD_4 gene encoding purine-nucleoside phosphorylase, translating into MTTAHNQAKMGDIAETILLPGDPLRAKYIADTFLEDVVQFNSVRNMLGFTGTYKGKRVSVMGTGMGIPSISIYTEELCKFYGVKNMIRIGTCGAMQEEVKLRDVVIAMSASTDSAVNLNRFNGQSFAPTASFELLNKAYTVALEQGVKPVVGNILTSDVFYGDEDALVTWEKWAKFGVICAEMETAALYTIAAKYGVNALTLLTVSDHIVTHEQTTPEERQKTFNDMMKIALELA
- the rihC gene encoding ribonucleoside hydrolase RihC; amino-acid sequence: MNRIPVVLDCDTGTDDAMAILTGLACPALDIRAITTVAGNVELKYTSVNTLNLVAYLGYDVPVAVGKSEPMIRPLHTAKEVHGENGMGDVVLPTSNRAFDSESAIDVIYREAKIAGGDLHLVAVGPLTNIAHLFMTYPDVKSLIKHLTIMGGAIDGGNMTPCTEFNIHVDPEAAKLVSESGVPQTWVTLDATLSATIEDQMLEELRAVDTKKAGISVEILDYMVTRNRRFGIEGAVMHDGLALASVAVPELLKGDEFYLTVETKGQYTSGKTVVDVARVTGKPNNAFVTTGMNVEKFRAWMKEMILNEA